From a single Streptomyces liliifuscus genomic region:
- a CDS encoding MFS transporter → MRVSRVHDPFLRSQLAIAALFCSLGFQYATWAARIPAIKTDLGLTAAEVGVLLMAAGIGAVASFPLVPVLMKRLGSARLALLSSLCLTLLLLALAVAPNYPVALLVMGVDGVFVGCLNVAMNAQGAALEARHERNTMARLHATFSGGSLLAALIASGMNAATSSVVAHFGVAAVILVLLTAAARPGLLSEDAPAEEKAQKTRGRWNLPSRMTLWMCCAMAFGTVTEGAMTDWSALYMKDVAKASAELAPMGIAVVSGMMVVARLFADGWRSRWGDGRVVLLGSALAAAGLAFALVSGGVVPALIGFACVGLGCAAVTPCVYVAAAKQGSDALALVAATGTTGLLAGPPFIGFVANASSLVWGLGVVAAAAVVVSLCSTRIRWTPVSS, encoded by the coding sequence ATGCGCGTGTCCCGTGTCCATGACCCCTTCCTCCGCAGCCAGTTGGCGATCGCCGCACTGTTCTGCTCCCTCGGCTTCCAGTACGCCACCTGGGCCGCGCGCATCCCCGCCATCAAGACGGACCTCGGCCTGACCGCGGCCGAGGTGGGTGTGCTGCTGATGGCGGCGGGGATCGGCGCGGTGGCGTCGTTCCCCTTGGTCCCGGTGCTCATGAAACGGCTGGGTTCGGCACGGCTCGCCCTCCTGTCGTCCCTCTGTCTGACCCTCCTGCTCCTGGCGCTGGCCGTGGCGCCCAACTATCCGGTCGCGCTGCTCGTCATGGGCGTCGACGGCGTCTTCGTGGGATGCCTGAACGTCGCCATGAACGCGCAGGGCGCTGCCCTTGAGGCACGGCACGAACGCAACACCATGGCCAGACTGCACGCGACCTTCAGCGGTGGTTCGCTGCTCGCCGCGCTCATCGCCTCCGGCATGAACGCGGCGACCTCCTCGGTCGTGGCGCACTTCGGCGTGGCGGCCGTGATCCTCGTCCTGCTGACCGCCGCCGCACGCCCAGGTCTTCTCTCCGAGGACGCGCCTGCCGAGGAGAAGGCGCAGAAGACCCGCGGCAGATGGAACCTTCCGTCCCGTATGACGCTGTGGATGTGCTGCGCCATGGCGTTCGGCACCGTGACCGAGGGCGCCATGACCGACTGGTCCGCCCTCTACATGAAGGACGTGGCCAAGGCATCGGCGGAACTGGCACCCATGGGCATCGCCGTCGTCTCGGGAATGATGGTGGTGGCCCGCCTCTTCGCCGACGGCTGGCGCAGCCGGTGGGGCGACGGACGGGTCGTCCTCCTCGGCAGCGCGCTGGCCGCGGCAGGGCTGGCCTTCGCCCTGGTGAGCGGGGGAGTGGTGCCCGCCCTCATCGGATTCGCCTGCGTCGGACTGGGCTGCGCCGCCGTGACCCCGTGCGTGTACGTGGCCGCCGCCAAACAGGGCTCGGACGCGCTGGCCCTCGTCGCCGCCACGGGTACGACGGGCCTGCTGGCGGGCCCGCCGTTCATCGGCTTCGTGGCGAACGCCAGCAGCCTGGTGTGGGGGCTGGGGGTGGTCGCGGCCGCGGCGGTCGTGGTGTCCCTGTGCAGCACCCGGATCCGCTGGACACCGGTCAGCAGCTGA
- a CDS encoding cyclase family protein, giving the protein MPEPSILASLVSALRSGAIEVVDLTAPLSSSTPVLQLPPEFGQTAVFELDEISRYDDRGPAWYWNNFRSGEHTGTHFDAPNHWVTGKDLADVASVPVNRLVAPAAVLDFTAEARENPDFLVEVDHVKAWEAEHGPLPDGGWLLVRTGWDERSYAQEPFLNADENGPHTPGLSAECARWVAEESPVIGLGVETVGTDAGGAHSFDPVFPCHSYLMGSDKYGLTQLQNLAVLPATGSVVVAGPLPIVTGSGSPARVLALVERS; this is encoded by the coding sequence ATGCCCGAGCCGTCCATCCTCGCCTCGCTGGTGTCCGCGCTGCGGAGCGGGGCGATCGAAGTCGTCGACCTGACGGCGCCGTTGTCGTCGTCGACACCGGTACTCCAGTTGCCGCCCGAGTTCGGCCAGACGGCGGTGTTCGAACTGGATGAGATCAGCAGGTACGACGACCGGGGGCCGGCCTGGTACTGGAACAACTTCCGCAGCGGCGAGCACACCGGCACCCACTTCGACGCCCCGAACCACTGGGTGACCGGGAAGGACCTGGCCGACGTGGCGTCCGTACCAGTGAACCGGCTGGTCGCGCCCGCCGCCGTGCTGGACTTCACCGCGGAGGCGCGGGAGAACCCGGACTTCCTCGTGGAGGTCGACCATGTGAAGGCGTGGGAGGCGGAGCACGGGCCGCTGCCCGACGGCGGCTGGCTGTTGGTGCGCACCGGCTGGGACGAGCGCTCGTATGCGCAGGAGCCGTTCCTGAACGCGGACGAGAACGGCCCGCACACTCCTGGCCTGTCGGCGGAGTGCGCTCGTTGGGTGGCTGAGGAGTCGCCCGTCATCGGCCTCGGGGTCGAGACGGTGGGCACCGACGCGGGTGGGGCGCACTCGTTCGACCCGGTCTTCCCGTGTCACTCGTACCTCATGGGCAGCGACAAGTACGGGCTGACCCAGTTGCAGAACCTGGCGGTGCTGCCCGCGACCGGCTCCGTCGTCGTCGCGGGGCCGCTGCCGATCGTCACGGGGTCCGGGTCCCCCGCGCGGGTGCTCGCCTTGGTGGAACGTTCGTGA
- a CDS encoding DUF3662 domain-containing protein, whose amino-acid sequence MPERPEGASGLTGLERALERFGASLLAQFRHKEPVELVAALRRECDDHAVVCSESLVVVPNAYGVELPEPVHQELERNGGRVDQVLTESLLRHGEDRGYAWAGPLAVHVTKSPSVPNGRYRVTSSVMRHVRAGEFHN is encoded by the coding sequence GTGCCGGAGCGGCCCGAGGGCGCGAGCGGACTCACCGGTCTGGAGCGGGCGCTGGAGCGCTTCGGAGCGTCGCTGCTCGCGCAGTTCCGCCACAAGGAACCGGTCGAACTGGTTGCCGCCCTGCGCAGGGAGTGCGACGACCACGCCGTCGTGTGCAGTGAGAGCCTGGTCGTCGTCCCCAACGCCTACGGCGTCGAACTGCCCGAGCCCGTCCATCAGGAACTGGAGCGGAACGGCGGTCGCGTCGACCAGGTGCTCACCGAGAGCCTGCTCCGGCACGGCGAGGACCGGGGCTACGCCTGGGCCGGACCACTCGCGGTGCATGTCACCAAGTCACCCTCCGTGCCGAACGGCCGCTACCGGGTGACGAGCAGCGTGATGCGGCACGTACGGGCCGGCGAGTTCCACAACTGA
- a CDS encoding type III PLP-dependent enzyme — MGPIGARGQAHPRTHLTGAAGVRAATTRKSTTPEPATHESAALLAALAAADEDRIVFDLTGIEDRYDTLRRELPGVLVRFAMKACPVDEVLACLAARGAGVDGASPRELEQALRAGVPLDRMHYGNTVKSDRDIADAHRLGVRDFATDSLEDVAAIAAHAPGARVFCRLTTSGEGALWGLSNKFGCSPADAVQVLEAARAQGLTPSGLSVHVGSQQMTADAWHSAVESLADVLTALGRRGMTLDHVNLGGGLPALGYLDRFGMPLDPPMDKIFAVIREGMRYLKGVHGDHLRFVMEPGRHLVADQGAIRAHVSRLAERRGPDGERQHWLYLSCGKFNGLYEMDALQYRLVFPTHPDAECVPAVVAGPTCDSDDAYLHEHAGLVYVPKDLASGDPVWVMSSGAYAISYMTQGFNGFDPLPYTWTRVGRP; from the coding sequence ATGGGGCCCATTGGTGCGCGCGGCCAGGCTCACCCCCGTACACACCTCACCGGGGCGGCCGGGGTGAGGGCGGCCACGACGCGCAAGTCAACGACACCTGAGCCGGCGACACATGAGTCCGCGGCCCTGCTCGCCGCGCTGGCGGCCGCCGACGAGGACCGGATCGTCTTCGACCTGACCGGAATCGAGGACCGCTACGACACGCTGCGGCGCGAACTGCCCGGAGTCCTCGTGCGATTCGCGATGAAGGCCTGTCCGGTGGACGAGGTGCTCGCGTGCCTGGCGGCCAGAGGCGCCGGCGTGGACGGGGCGAGCCCGCGCGAACTGGAGCAGGCGCTGCGGGCGGGGGTGCCGCTCGACCGCATGCACTACGGCAACACCGTCAAGTCCGACCGCGACATCGCCGACGCCCATCGCCTCGGCGTCAGGGACTTCGCGACCGACAGCCTGGAGGACGTGGCGGCCATCGCCGCCCATGCCCCGGGCGCCCGGGTGTTCTGCAGACTGACGACCAGCGGTGAAGGGGCGCTCTGGGGCCTCAGCAACAAGTTCGGCTGCTCGCCCGCCGACGCCGTACAGGTGCTTGAGGCGGCACGGGCACAGGGCCTGACACCGTCGGGCCTGTCCGTGCACGTCGGGTCCCAGCAGATGACGGCCGACGCCTGGCACAGTGCCGTCGAGTCCCTGGCGGACGTCCTGACCGCCCTCGGCCGGCGCGGGATGACCCTGGACCATGTCAACCTCGGCGGCGGTCTCCCGGCACTCGGATACCTCGACAGGTTCGGCATGCCCCTGGATCCGCCGATGGACAAGATCTTCGCCGTGATCCGCGAGGGAATGCGGTACCTGAAGGGCGTCCACGGCGACCACCTCCGGTTCGTCATGGAGCCGGGGCGTCATCTCGTCGCCGACCAGGGAGCCATCCGGGCCCATGTCTCCCGGCTCGCCGAGAGGCGGGGACCGGACGGCGAGCGGCAGCACTGGCTCTATCTGAGCTGCGGCAAGTTCAACGGGCTCTACGAGATGGACGCGTTGCAGTACCGGCTCGTCTTTCCCACACACCCCGACGCCGAGTGCGTTCCCGCCGTCGTGGCGGGTCCCACCTGCGACAGCGACGATGCCTACCTCCATGAACACGCTGGCCTCGTCTACGTACCCAAGGACCTGGCGTCGGGCGATCCGGTCTGGGTGATGTCCAGCGGTGCCTACGCGATCAGTTACATGACCCAGGGCTTCAACGGTTTCGATCCGCTCCCCTACACCTGGACGAGGGTGGGCCGCCCGTGA
- a CDS encoding GNAT family N-acetyltransferase, which produces MSDVVHIRHITEADWDGIVAIESRAYTGLGLSEGRAALRSRAEISPSTCFVLDVGSGPAGYLLALPYPAFEYPDLERTEEAVAPHPAPAPRNLHLHDIVVEEGLRGRGLGQRLLHHFTLTARSRGYERISLIAVGRSDTFWSARGYTAHPGISPGGYGANAVYMSKAVPTDPGAQPEPTGVVPRGPSVPTKRADARVPCP; this is translated from the coding sequence GTGAGCGACGTCGTACACATACGCCACATCACCGAGGCCGACTGGGACGGCATCGTGGCGATCGAGTCCCGCGCCTACACCGGACTCGGCCTGTCGGAGGGCCGCGCGGCGCTTCGGTCACGGGCGGAGATCTCGCCGAGTACGTGCTTCGTCCTGGACGTCGGGTCCGGGCCGGCCGGCTACCTGCTGGCACTGCCCTATCCGGCCTTCGAGTACCCGGACCTGGAACGGACCGAGGAGGCGGTCGCGCCGCACCCCGCGCCCGCACCGCGCAATCTCCACTTGCACGACATCGTTGTCGAGGAGGGGCTTCGCGGCAGGGGACTGGGGCAGCGCCTTCTCCACCACTTCACCCTGACGGCCCGCTCGCGCGGGTACGAACGGATCTCGCTGATCGCCGTCGGCCGCAGCGACACGTTCTGGTCGGCCCGCGGCTACACCGCCCACCCGGGAATCTCGCCCGGTGGCTACGGCGCGAACGCCGTCTACATGTCCAAGGCGGTGCCGACCGACCCAGGTGCACAGCCCGAGCCGACCGGCGTGGTGCCGCGCGGCCCCTCCGTCCCCACGAAGCGAGCTGATGCGCGTGTCCCGTGTCCATGA